A genomic segment from Sciurus carolinensis chromosome 1, mSciCar1.2, whole genome shotgun sequence encodes:
- the Nhlh1 gene encoding helix-loop-helix protein 1 has translation MMLNSDTMELDLPPTHSETESGFSDCGGGAATDGAGPGCPGGGQARGSESGEPGRKDLQHLSREERRRRRRATAKYRTAHATRERIRVEAFNLAFAELRKLLPTLPPDKKLSKIEILRLAICYISYLNHVLDV, from the coding sequence ATGATGCTCAACTCAGACACCATGGAGTTGGACCTGCCTCCCACTCACTCCGAGACCGAGTCGGGCTTCAGTGactgtgggggtggggcagcCACCGATGGTGCTGGGCCGGGGTGTCCGGGCGGGGGCCAGGCCCGGGGGTCGGAGTCAGGAGAGCCTGGCCGGAAAGACCTGCAGCACCTAAGCCGGGAAGAGCGCAGACGTCGGCGCCGGGCCACGGCTAAGTACCGCACGGCTCATGCCACGAGGGAGCGCATCCGCGTGGAAGCCTTCAATTTGGCCTTCGCTGAGTTGCGTAAGCTGCTGCCCACGCTGCCTCCGGACAAGAAGCTTTCCAAGATTGAGATCCTGCGTCTGGCCATCTGCTACATCTCCTACCTGAACCACGTGCTGGACGTCTGA